The following coding sequences are from one Nicotiana tomentosiformis chromosome 3, ASM39032v3, whole genome shotgun sequence window:
- the LOC117280236 gene encoding uncharacterized protein: MTTFSSVVGFAKHLEKKRQQRRKEKEHIKKARTAGGFNGTSSRGGRGSSNKELLAPAQSSHQSGGGSSFRRTQSYGNQSRQNQKFRTSSSHSQSHDEQHSQQQGLCETCKRQHSGHCKLGFHGCYHCSDSGHIKANYLKSRHNFSGGSAQPSSSSSTIVAPPQARGSHNQAGHRAGRESEPPALQSVPVIREFPEIFQDNLPGLPPERIIDFGIDFMPCT, translated from the exons ATGACAACTTTCTCATCTGTTGTAGGATTCGCTAAGCACTTAGAAAAAAAAAGACAacaaaggagaaaagaaaaagagcatATCAAGAAAGCCAGGACAGCGGGCGGGTTTAATGGTACATCCAGCAGAGGTGGAAGGGGTTCCTCCAATAAGGAGTTATTAGCACCAGCTCAGTCCAGTCATCAGTCAGGTGGTGGGTCTTCCTTCAGACGTACTCAGAGTTATGGAAACCAATCTCGCCAGAATCAGAAGtttaggacatcatcctcacataGCCAGAGTCATGATGAGCAACATTCACAACAACAAGGTCTTTGTGAAACATGTAAGCGGCAACATTCAGGTCACTGCAAGCTCGGGTTTCACGGTTGCTATCATTGCAGTGACAGTGGTCATATAAAGGCAAACTACCTAAAGTCACGACATAATTTTAGTGGGGGATCAGCTCAGCCTTCTAGTTCCTCATCTACTATAGTTGCACCACCTCAGGCTCGTGGTTCTCATAATCAGGCCGGGCATAGAGCAGGCAGAG AATCAGAACCACCAGCTCTTCAGTCAGTGCCAGTTATTAGAGAATTTCCAGAAATTTTCCAAGATAACCTTCCCGGACTTCCTCCTGAAAGAATCATAGACTTTGGCATCGATTTCATGCCATGCACTTAA